A stretch of [Clostridium] innocuum DNA encodes these proteins:
- the pflA gene encoding pyruvate formate lyase-activating protein, with protein sequence MSVKGAIHSIETFGSVDGPGVRFVIFLKGCAMRCQYCHNPDTWKCGEPDTDSEALLKRAMRYRSYWGKNGGITVSGGEPLLQIDFLLDLFQKAKKENIHTVLDTAGNPFTGEGDFFDKFQELMNVTDLILLDLKVYDEKKHRALTGKSNRNILDLAKYLSDIGKPVWIRHVLVPGINDSDEDLHKLDTFLQTLHNVARVEILPYHTLGAYKWEELGYTYALKDVLPPDKALVKHANELLHTAQYDS encoded by the coding sequence ATGAGTGTAAAAGGAGCGATTCATTCCATTGAAACCTTTGGCTCCGTTGATGGACCGGGGGTGCGCTTTGTTATATTTCTAAAAGGCTGTGCCATGCGCTGCCAGTATTGCCATAATCCGGATACCTGGAAATGCGGGGAGCCGGATACAGACAGTGAAGCATTGCTGAAGCGTGCGATGCGTTATCGCAGCTACTGGGGCAAAAACGGCGGTATTACGGTCAGCGGGGGAGAGCCTTTGCTGCAAATTGACTTTCTTCTGGATTTGTTTCAAAAGGCGAAGAAGGAAAACATTCACACTGTTCTGGATACGGCGGGAAATCCGTTTACCGGTGAAGGGGACTTTTTTGATAAATTCCAGGAGCTGATGAATGTCACAGACCTCATCCTGCTGGATCTTAAGGTTTATGATGAAAAAAAGCATCGTGCACTGACGGGAAAAAGCAACCGCAATATTCTGGATCTGGCAAAATATCTTTCTGATATCGGTAAGCCTGTCTGGATTCGTCATGTGCTGGTACCTGGTATCAATGACAGTGATGAGGACCTTCATAAGCTGGATACCTTTTTGCAGACTCTGCATAATGTAGCGCGTGTTGAGATTCTGCCATATCATACACTGGGTGCCTACAAGTGGGAGGAGCTTGGCTATACCTATGCACTAAAGGATGTCCTGCCTCCGGACAAAGCACTCGTAAAGCATGCGAATGAGCTTTTACATACAGCACAGTATGATTCGTGA
- the pflB gene encoding formate C-acetyltransferase, with amino-acid sequence MMNERKEWEGFTGRLWKEEINVRDFIQNNYKPYDGDESFLAEPTEATNKLWQELQKLQKEERAKNGVLDMETEIVSSLTSYGPGYIKDELKDMEAVVGLQTDKPLKRAFMPYGGIKMSEEACTTYGYEPSEKLHEIFHEYHKTHNDAVFDCYTPEMRLARRNKIVTGLPDTYGRGRIVGDYRRVALYGIDYLIEQKQKDKANCGCGVMSDDIIRQREELAEQIKALKGMKAMAALYGFDISGPATTAKEAVQWLYFGYLAAIKTQNGAAMSVGRVSTFLDIYIERDLEAGILTESEAQELIDHMTMKFRMVKFARIPSYNQLFSGDPVWATLDLAGLGMDGRHMVTKSDFRFLHTLENMGPAPEPNLTVLYSSHLPESFKTYSARISIETSSVQYENDDVMRPVWGDDYAVCCCVSATQTGKEMQFFGARANLAKCLLYAINGGIDEKTKAQVGPEYRPITSEYLDYDEVMHKYDNMMEWLADLYVNILNLIQYMHDKYYYESSLMALIDTDVRRTFATGIAGFSHVVDSLAAIKYAKVKTVRDEDGLVIDYEIEGDFPRYGNDDDRADDIAVWLLKTFMEKIEKRHTYRDSEPTTSILTITSNVVYGKATGALPDGRKAGEPLSPGANPSYGAEQNGLLASLNSVTKLPYEYALDGISNTQTISPDALGHNEDERADNLVHVLDGYFDQGAHHLNVNVFGIEKLHDAMEHPEKEEYANFTIRVSGYAVKFIDLTREQQLDVISRTCHASL; translated from the coding sequence GGAAAGAGGAAATCAATGTTCGGGATTTTATTCAGAACAACTACAAGCCATATGACGGGGACGAGTCGTTTCTGGCTGAACCGACAGAAGCAACTAACAAGCTGTGGCAGGAGCTGCAGAAGCTGCAGAAGGAAGAACGCGCAAAGAACGGTGTTCTCGATATGGAAACAGAAATCGTTTCCTCTTTGACCTCTTATGGCCCCGGCTACATCAAGGATGAATTAAAGGATATGGAAGCAGTCGTCGGCTTGCAGACAGACAAGCCGCTGAAGCGTGCTTTCATGCCATACGGCGGTATTAAAATGAGTGAAGAGGCATGTACGACCTATGGATATGAGCCAAGTGAAAAGCTGCATGAAATCTTCCATGAATATCACAAGACACACAACGATGCCGTGTTTGACTGCTATACACCGGAAATGCGACTGGCAAGACGGAACAAAATCGTTACCGGTCTTCCGGATACCTATGGACGCGGACGAATCGTTGGCGATTACCGTCGTGTTGCTCTGTACGGTATCGATTATCTGATCGAACAGAAACAGAAGGATAAGGCAAACTGCGGCTGCGGTGTAATGAGCGATGACATCATCCGTCAGCGTGAGGAGCTGGCTGAGCAGATCAAGGCGTTAAAGGGTATGAAGGCGATGGCTGCACTTTACGGCTTTGATATCAGCGGACCTGCTACAACCGCGAAGGAGGCAGTTCAGTGGCTGTATTTCGGTTATCTTGCGGCCATCAAGACACAGAACGGTGCTGCAATGAGTGTCGGACGTGTTTCCACCTTCCTGGATATTTATATCGAACGTGATCTGGAGGCAGGAATTCTTACCGAAAGTGAAGCACAGGAGCTGATCGATCATATGACGATGAAGTTCCGTATGGTGAAATTTGCACGTATTCCTTCTTATAACCAGCTGTTCTCCGGTGACCCGGTATGGGCTACACTGGATCTGGCAGGTCTGGGTATGGATGGTCGCCATATGGTTACAAAATCCGACTTCCGTTTCCTGCATACACTGGAAAATATGGGACCGGCACCGGAGCCGAATCTGACGGTGCTGTATTCCTCTCATCTGCCGGAAAGCTTCAAGACATATTCCGCACGCATCTCGATTGAGACAAGCTCCGTACAGTATGAGAATGATGATGTTATGCGCCCGGTATGGGGGGATGACTATGCGGTATGCTGCTGTGTGAGTGCCACGCAGACAGGTAAGGAAATGCAGTTCTTCGGAGCACGTGCTAACCTTGCAAAATGTCTGTTGTATGCAATTAACGGTGGAATTGATGAAAAGACGAAAGCACAGGTCGGTCCGGAATATCGTCCGATTACCAGTGAATATCTGGATTATGATGAGGTTATGCATAAGTATGACAATATGATGGAATGGCTGGCTGATCTGTATGTCAACATCCTGAACCTGATTCAGTACATGCATGATAAATATTATTATGAAAGCTCCTTAATGGCACTGATCGATACCGATGTGCGCAGAACCTTTGCGACAGGCATTGCCGGATTCTCCCATGTCGTAGATTCCCTGGCAGCAATCAAATATGCCAAGGTTAAGACGGTTCGTGATGAAGACGGACTGGTTATTGATTATGAAATCGAGGGTGATTTCCCGCGCTATGGAAATGATGATGACCGTGCGGATGATATTGCAGTGTGGCTGTTAAAGACCTTTATGGAGAAAATCGAGAAGCGTCATACCTATCGTGACTCTGAACCGACAACCTCGATTCTTACTATCACCTCCAATGTCGTATATGGTAAGGCTACCGGAGCTCTGCCGGACGGACGTAAGGCCGGAGAGCCATTGTCACCGGGGGCAAACCCTTCCTATGGTGCAGAACAGAACGGTCTGCTGGCTTCTTTGAATTCCGTAACCAAGCTGCCTTATGAATATGCATTGGACGGCATCAGCAATACGCAGACCATCAGTCCGGATGCGCTTGGACACAATGAGGATGAGCGTGCCGATAATCTGGTACATGTTCTGGATGGCTACTTTGATCAGGGAGCCCATCATCTGAATGTCAATGTATTCGGTATTGAAAAGCTGCATGATGCCATGGAGCATCCGGAAAAAGAGGAGTATGCAAACTTCACGATCCGTGTTTCCGGATATGCTGTAAAATTCATTGACCTGACGCGTGAACAGCAGCTGGATGTTATTTCCAGAACCTGCCACGCAAGTCTGTAA
- a CDS encoding fructose bisphosphate aldolase, producing the protein MSDPKRIRMHTGKGFIAALDQSGGSTPKALRLYGIAEDAYHSDEEMFDLVHEMRTRIMTCPSFTSEHILAAILFENTMERKVNNEYTADYLWNQKGILPILKVDKGLAPLENGVQLMKEIPQLEELLERAKQRHIFGTKMRSVIRESNTDGIHAIVEQQFAIGKRICAAGLVPILEPEVDITASDKADCEVLLKAEIKKHLAKLTADEIIMFKLTIPSVDGFYTELMNDPHVLRIVALSGGYTRDEANVRLARNPGLIASFSRALSQGLCVTQSDDEFEALLKSSIQSIYDASIT; encoded by the coding sequence ATGAGTGATCCAAAACGTATTCGCATGCACACAGGCAAAGGTTTTATTGCGGCGCTTGATCAAAGCGGCGGCAGTACACCGAAAGCACTTCGACTGTATGGTATTGCAGAGGATGCATATCATAGCGATGAAGAGATGTTTGATCTGGTTCATGAGATGAGAACCAGAATAATGACATGCCCTTCCTTTACAAGCGAGCATATACTTGCAGCCATTCTGTTTGAAAACACCATGGAACGGAAGGTGAACAACGAGTACACTGCTGACTATCTGTGGAATCAAAAGGGAATTCTTCCGATTCTGAAGGTGGACAAGGGGCTTGCCCCATTGGAAAACGGCGTTCAGCTGATGAAGGAAATTCCACAGCTGGAGGAGCTGCTCGAGCGTGCAAAACAGCGCCATATCTTTGGAACGAAGATGCGCTCTGTTATCAGGGAAAGCAATACGGATGGTATCCACGCTATCGTCGAGCAGCAGTTCGCTATCGGTAAACGTATCTGTGCGGCAGGATTGGTGCCGATTCTTGAGCCTGAGGTAGATATTACAGCATCGGACAAGGCGGATTGTGAGGTATTGCTGAAGGCGGAAATCAAAAAGCATCTGGCGAAGCTGACGGCAGATGAAATCATTATGTTCAAGCTGACCATTCCAAGTGTTGACGGTTTCTACACAGAGCTGATGAATGATCCGCATGTTCTGCGCATAGTCGCATTATCCGGAGGGTATACAAGAGATGAAGCGAATGTAAGGCTTGCAAGAAATCCGGGACTGATTGCGAGCTTCTCCCGTGCATTATCACAGGGACTTTGCGTAACCCAGAGTGATGATGAATTTGAAGCCTTACTGAAAAGCTCCATACAGTCTATTTATGATGCCAGCATTACCTGA
- a CDS encoding phosphatase PAP2 family protein, protein MLKKTAAWIREHPYALCLLYFIPYLIYFELLEAFAVPKFIIHCPLDDWIPFHEGFVIPYFAWFPMLAVSLGYFLFHSRRDFLDLCFIMFTGMTICLLIYTVLPNGLQLRPAVVRDNLLARIAGMLYAIDTPTNVCPSIHVSSTVAIMIIVMRYQKFSHAALVKGFTLFCGIAVCLSTVVLKQHSVIDVVLGGLLTLILYKVCMQTDWMKYLRKLPYRKLLSRKS, encoded by the coding sequence ATGCTGAAAAAAACGGCAGCCTGGATCAGGGAGCATCCCTATGCGCTGTGCCTTCTTTATTTTATCCCCTATCTGATTTACTTTGAGCTTTTGGAGGCCTTTGCGGTTCCCAAATTTATCATACACTGTCCGCTGGATGACTGGATCCCTTTTCATGAAGGCTTTGTTATACCTTATTTTGCCTGGTTCCCCATGCTTGCAGTCTCTCTTGGTTATTTTCTGTTCCACTCGCGAAGGGATTTTCTGGATCTGTGCTTTATTATGTTCACCGGTATGACAATCTGTCTGCTGATCTATACCGTACTGCCCAACGGTCTACAGCTGCGTCCTGCTGTTGTACGTGACAATCTGCTTGCCCGTATTGCCGGTATGCTGTATGCCATTGATACACCGACGAACGTCTGTCCGTCCATTCATGTTTCCAGTACCGTGGCGATTATGATCATTGTTATGCGCTATCAAAAGTTTTCTCATGCGGCACTGGTCAAAGGCTTTACCCTGTTTTGCGGAATCGCAGTATGTCTTTCAACCGTTGTACTGAAACAGCATTCCGTCATTGATGTCGTTCTCGGAGGGCTTCTCACACTTATCTTATATAAGGTATGTATGCAAACAGACTGGATGAAATATCTGCGCAAACTCCCATATAGGAAGCTTCTATCTCGTAAGTCTTAG
- a CDS encoding phosphotransacetylase, with translation MKNLEHHLLGKHPRIGFAEGANPDVIRAAIRHVENGFILPVLIGHKKEILRHAKELGADISGVEIADMESFANKAEMVSRMLMIRRGDWTREACEDKLKDINYFSTMYLELGYIDGLVGGVIATTAETMRPALQLIRTAENERTVSSCVLLERDNIHYIMGDCTLNVDPSVQELVEITLQCARTARQFGIEPKVGILSYSSFGSGSGASVDKVRVVAEHLKRMPLDFAVDGEIQVDAAISPIVAKVKAPHSAIAGEMNTLIFPNIDAGNIGYKIAVELGGFTMFGPILQGLRKPVNILTRRASVDTIYSIGIITGVQAVENRS, from the coding sequence ATGAAAAATCTGGAGCATCATCTGTTGGGTAAGCATCCCAGAATCGGATTTGCGGAGGGAGCGAATCCCGACGTGATCCGTGCAGCGATACGGCATGTGGAAAACGGCTTTATACTGCCGGTGCTGATTGGTCATAAAAAGGAAATTCTCCGGCATGCGAAGGAGCTTGGCGCTGATATCAGCGGTGTGGAAATCGCAGATATGGAAAGCTTTGCGAATAAGGCGGAAATGGTGTCACGCATGCTGATGATTCGCCGTGGTGACTGGACCAGGGAAGCATGTGAGGATAAACTAAAGGATATCAATTATTTTTCAACAATGTATCTGGAGCTTGGCTATATTGACGGTCTGGTTGGCGGTGTTATCGCAACAACAGCGGAAACCATGCGTCCCGCTTTACAGCTCATTCGGACTGCCGAGAATGAGCGAACCGTTTCCAGCTGTGTTCTGCTGGAGCGGGATAACATCCATTACATTATGGGGGACTGTACACTGAATGTGGATCCATCGGTTCAGGAGCTGGTGGAGATTACCCTCCAGTGTGCCAGAACAGCACGGCAGTTTGGTATTGAACCGAAGGTTGGTATTTTATCGTATTCCTCGTTTGGGTCGGGAAGCGGAGCAAGTGTGGATAAGGTGCGCGTCGTAGCGGAGCATCTGAAACGGATGCCGCTGGATTTTGCTGTTGACGGGGAGATTCAGGTGGATGCGGCAATCTCTCCAATCGTCGCAAAGGTAAAGGCTCCGCATTCAGCCATCGCCGGGGAGATGAATACACTGATATTCCCGAATATCGATGCCGGAAATATCGGCTATAAGATTGCTGTCGAGCTGGGTGGCTTTACCATGTTTGGCCCGATTTTACAGGGCTTGCGTAAACCGGTCAATATCTTGACGCGCAGGGCAAGCGTGGATACGATCTATTCCATCGGTATCATTACCGGTGTGCAGGCAGTTGAGAATCGATCCTGA